A window of the Microbacterium sp. LWH13-1.2 genome harbors these coding sequences:
- the pknB gene encoding Stk1 family PASTA domain-containing Ser/Thr kinase, which produces MAKVYRGYDLTLGRAVAIKILDPELARDTAFRTRFRLEAQSASRMSHPSIVRVYDAGDPSTTDSSTDEPPYIVMELISGTLLKDIIAKGPVPVEDAVRYVDGILEALDYSHRAGVVHRDIKPGNVMVTDKGQVKVMDFGIARAVSDSSSTVAETTQIIGTAAYFSPEQAKGEPVDARADLYSTGVVLYELLTGRQPFRGESPVAVAYQHVSETPVPPTEVNEDSPGALDPIVLRALAKDPYQRYPDAAHFRAALDSAVSGQAPSRKELGALTSELYGPSPRAAQETARSLRQLSTDTTMARTQSGPPVAWIWAGVALLAVLLASVLFWVWTISMRPDEIPSSSRVVPDLVNVSSERAQEDLGRLDLTAKLVLESSSDIVEGNVIRTDPEGGTAVSEGDSVTVYVSSGKETVVVPVLEGLSLSAAKDALAAAGLQLGTVIQRNDKGLAAETVMEASETAESEVAPKTVVNLVVASGRVTLTDVTGWTMEAAQAELERIGLTASPVELTDCAPTNPPTVASMSAAPGDVAIGSTVELRYCVAAG; this is translated from the coding sequence ATGGCGAAGGTGTACCGCGGGTACGACCTGACCCTCGGCCGCGCCGTCGCCATCAAGATCCTCGACCCCGAGCTCGCCCGCGATACCGCGTTCCGCACGCGCTTCCGTCTGGAGGCGCAGTCGGCCTCCCGCATGTCCCACCCCTCGATCGTGCGGGTATACGACGCGGGCGACCCGTCGACCACCGACAGCAGCACGGATGAGCCTCCGTACATCGTGATGGAGCTGATCAGCGGCACGCTGCTGAAGGACATCATCGCGAAGGGCCCCGTGCCCGTCGAAGACGCCGTTCGCTACGTCGACGGCATCCTCGAGGCCCTCGACTACTCGCACCGCGCGGGCGTCGTGCACCGCGACATCAAGCCGGGCAACGTCATGGTCACCGACAAGGGCCAGGTCAAGGTCATGGACTTCGGCATCGCCCGAGCCGTGTCCGACTCGTCGTCCACGGTCGCCGAGACCACGCAGATCATCGGCACCGCCGCGTACTTCTCGCCCGAGCAGGCCAAGGGCGAGCCCGTCGACGCACGGGCCGACCTCTACTCGACCGGTGTCGTGCTCTATGAGCTGCTCACAGGACGCCAGCCGTTCCGCGGCGAATCCCCCGTGGCCGTCGCCTACCAGCATGTCAGCGAGACCCCGGTCCCGCCGACCGAGGTGAACGAGGACTCTCCCGGGGCCCTCGACCCGATCGTGCTGCGCGCACTCGCGAAGGACCCTTACCAGCGGTATCCGGATGCTGCGCACTTCCGCGCCGCGCTGGACTCCGCGGTCTCGGGTCAGGCGCCGAGCCGCAAGGAGCTCGGTGCTCTCACGAGCGAGCTCTACGGCCCCAGCCCGCGTGCGGCGCAGGAGACCGCCCGCTCGCTGCGGCAGCTGAGCACCGACACGACCATGGCGCGCACGCAGTCCGGTCCGCCCGTCGCGTGGATCTGGGCCGGTGTCGCGCTGCTGGCCGTGCTGCTGGCGTCCGTGCTGTTCTGGGTCTGGACGATCAGCATGCGCCCCGACGAGATTCCCTCGAGCTCACGTGTCGTGCCGGATCTCGTCAACGTCTCATCCGAGCGCGCTCAGGAAGACCTCGGCAGACTCGACCTCACAGCCAAGCTCGTGCTCGAGTCGAGCAGCGACATCGTCGAGGGCAACGTGATCCGCACCGATCCCGAGGGCGGCACAGCCGTCAGCGAGGGCGATTCGGTCACGGTCTACGTGTCGTCGGGCAAGGAGACGGTTGTGGTCCCGGTGTTGGAGGGGCTGTCGCTCTCCGCTGCCAAGGATGCTCTGGCCGCCGCCGGGCTCCAACTCGGCACCGTGATACAACGAAACGACAAGGGCCTGGCGGCCGAGACCGTCATGGAGGCCAGCGAGACCGCCGAGAGCGAGGTCGCACCGAAGACGGTCGTGAACCTCGTGGTCGCGAGCGGTCGCGTCACGCTGACGGACGTCACCGGCTGGACGATGGAGGCCGCCCAGGCCGAACTCGAACGCATCGGTCTGACCGCGAGCCCCGTCGAGCTGACGGACTGCGCGCCGACGAACCCACCCACCGTGGCGTCGATGTCGGCCGCCCCCGGTGACGTGGCGATCGGCTCGACGGTCGAGCTGCGCTACTGCGTCGCCGCGGGCTGA